In Pedobacter heparinus DSM 2366, the following are encoded in one genomic region:
- a CDS encoding formylglycine-generating enzyme family protein, with product MKRVILSLLVAMGIASCNQKNVKTTATGNEAEGMAVKTDSSCCNANLPKRFGSIGAIDSLGAKDPKAKASHEGMKFIPAGSFAMGAADNEGRPDEYPAHEVVMDGFWIDETEVTNAQFARFVKATGYVTQAERKPDWEELKKQLPPGTPKPADELLQPASLTFSKPTKRVNLNDVSQWWRWTVGASWKHPQGPKSTIVGKDNYPVTQVSWIDASAYAKWAGKRLPTEAEWEYAARGGLQRKKYPWGDESLDKGKVKANTWQGEFPYTDLKTDGFSSTAPVKSFAANGYGLYDMSGNVWEWTADWYTADYYRGLKGKVNNPKGPAESYDADEPTIPKKIIRGGSFMCHSSYCKGYRVSSKMKSSMDTGLENTGFRCVAN from the coding sequence GTGAAAAGAGTTATTTTATCCTTGCTGGTGGCGATGGGGATTGCCTCATGTAATCAAAAAAATGTTAAAACAACAGCCACCGGAAATGAGGCCGAAGGTATGGCTGTAAAAACGGATTCCAGTTGCTGCAATGCCAATCTGCCTAAAAGGTTTGGATCGATTGGTGCAATTGATTCTTTGGGTGCAAAGGATCCGAAGGCAAAAGCTTCGCATGAAGGGATGAAATTTATTCCGGCCGGAAGTTTTGCAATGGGTGCTGCGGACAATGAAGGCCGGCCCGATGAGTATCCTGCACATGAAGTGGTGATGGATGGCTTTTGGATTGATGAAACAGAAGTAACGAATGCACAATTTGCGCGTTTTGTAAAGGCTACGGGTTATGTAACGCAGGCCGAACGCAAACCAGACTGGGAAGAGCTGAAAAAACAACTACCGCCAGGCACACCCAAACCTGCTGATGAGTTGTTACAGCCTGCATCTTTAACCTTTTCAAAACCCACCAAGCGTGTAAACCTCAATGATGTTTCTCAATGGTGGCGCTGGACAGTCGGAGCCAGCTGGAAACATCCTCAAGGCCCTAAAAGTACTATTGTGGGTAAAGACAATTATCCAGTTACTCAGGTTTCCTGGATAGATGCTTCTGCGTATGCCAAATGGGCGGGTAAACGCCTGCCTACTGAAGCGGAGTGGGAATATGCTGCCAGAGGTGGCTTGCAGCGTAAAAAGTATCCATGGGGCGATGAAAGTCTGGATAAGGGAAAAGTTAAGGCGAATACCTGGCAGGGTGAATTTCCTTATACAGACTTAAAAACAGATGGTTTTTCAAGTACAGCCCCTGTAAAATCTTTCGCTGCAAATGGCTATGGCCTTTACGACATGTCTGGGAATGTATGGGAATGGACCGCAGACTGGTATACCGCCGACTATTACAGGGGCCTGAAGGGAAAAGTAAATAATCCGAAAGGACCAGCCGAAAGCTACGATGCCGATGAACCTACCATTCCTAAGAAAATTATCAGGGGCGGTTCGTTTATGTGCCACTCTTCTTATTGCAAGGGATATAGGGTAAGCTCAAAAATGAAGTCCTCTATGGACACAGGCCTGGAGAATACCGGTTTCAGGTGTGTAGCTAACTAA
- a CDS encoding DUF4271 domain-containing protein, translating to MILMRIVLFVVIFFGTNFSPVLAQEGIALPDTTVAVKKYYTQRIVKDSAYFARQKFVTDSILMHTWIIPDSLLDKNIIIDSILKANTYGRSGLFTRYREFESKVNVNPYHTGTPVPKGNLWVLGVIALLLVLFASLKVSFSKQLQTIVQSFFSNRILNNLNKEDNLFTSWPFLLLFVQFGFTIGMFFYLVTQYYHLSFSDSGFRFYISISVLIVLLYVLKIVLLRLLGYLFSIQKAINEYVSILYLSYFNIALMFIPLVIAFALSPLKYGPYYIAISFILLIIVFVFQFIRAGVNILSHYRFSKVYLFLYFCALEICPILILIKAIGL from the coding sequence ATGATTTTAATGCGGATTGTTTTATTTGTTGTTATATTTTTTGGAACAAACTTTAGCCCGGTGCTGGCCCAGGAAGGTATTGCTCTGCCTGATACCACGGTTGCGGTTAAAAAATATTATACACAAAGAATAGTTAAGGATTCTGCCTATTTTGCCAGACAGAAATTTGTAACGGATTCAATCCTGATGCACACCTGGATCATACCAGATTCTTTACTGGATAAAAATATCATCATAGACAGTATTTTAAAGGCAAATACTTATGGCCGGTCAGGTCTGTTTACACGGTATAGGGAGTTTGAATCAAAGGTTAATGTAAACCCGTATCATACGGGTACACCAGTCCCTAAAGGAAATTTATGGGTACTTGGGGTAATTGCATTGTTGCTGGTTTTGTTCGCCTCATTAAAAGTTTCCTTTTCCAAACAGCTGCAAACGATAGTTCAATCTTTTTTCAGCAACCGGATATTGAATAATTTAAATAAGGAGGATAATCTGTTTACTTCCTGGCCATTTTTACTCTTGTTTGTGCAGTTTGGTTTTACAATAGGAATGTTTTTTTACCTGGTTACCCAATATTATCATCTCTCATTTTCTGACAGTGGGTTCCGTTTTTATATAAGCATATCTGTTTTGATTGTACTGCTGTATGTATTGAAAATCGTTTTGCTGCGCTTACTGGGATATCTTTTCAGCATCCAGAAAGCGATAAACGAATATGTTTCTATATTATATTTAAGTTATTTTAATATCGCATTAATGTTTATACCTCTGGTGATCGCTTTTGCCTTATCTCCTTTAAAGTATGGACCTTATTATATTGCTATTTCATTTATTCTGTTAATTATTGTATTTGTTTTTCAATTTATTAGAGCGGGAGTAAATATTTTATCTCATTATCGGTTTTCAAAAGTATATTTATTTTTGTACTTTTGTGCCCTCGAAATCTGCCCTATATTAATATTAATCAAGGCGATAGGATTATAA
- the gldL gene encoding gliding motility protein GldL, giving the protein MAAKKKFDWLHVAISWGASIVILGALFKILHIGGALGNYAIGIGLGVEACLFFLTGFRQPEQELPWERVYPELSADFSGELPKSSARPVAAAAGFSSTAALDKMLVDAKIGPELIESLGTGLRTFGDKVAAISNVADASSATNEFTGKLKTASASFDTLNGAFEKATSQLVEMGNSNTASTAYHDQVNALAKNLSALNAVYELELQDSSAHLKSMNKFYQNLSLTMNNFNESMEDSKQFKEEVGKLAKNLSSLNAIYGNMLSAMNQPRV; this is encoded by the coding sequence ATGGCAGCAAAGAAAAAATTCGATTGGTTACATGTGGCAATATCCTGGGGAGCCAGTATTGTAATTTTAGGTGCATTATTTAAAATATTACATATTGGTGGTGCATTGGGTAACTACGCGATTGGTATAGGTTTGGGTGTTGAGGCTTGTTTGTTCTTCCTGACGGGTTTCAGACAACCAGAACAGGAACTTCCATGGGAGCGGGTATACCCAGAACTGAGTGCAGATTTTAGCGGTGAATTGCCTAAATCATCGGCAAGACCTGTTGCAGCTGCTGCAGGTTTTTCTTCTACTGCAGCATTGGATAAAATGCTGGTAGATGCTAAGATTGGGCCTGAACTGATTGAAAGTCTGGGTACTGGTCTCCGCACATTTGGGGATAAGGTTGCGGCAATTTCGAATGTTGCAGATGCTTCATCGGCTACCAACGAATTTACAGGGAAGCTAAAAACAGCTTCTGCAAGTTTTGATACGCTGAACGGTGCTTTTGAGAAAGCTACTTCACAGCTGGTAGAAATGGGGAACAGTAATACAGCTTCTACAGCTTATCACGACCAGGTAAATGCGCTTGCCAAAAATCTGTCGGCTTTAAATGCCGTCTATGAACTGGAACTCCAGGATTCAAGTGCACATTTGAAATCGATGAACAAGTTTTATCAGAACTTATCATTGACAATGAATAATTTCAATGAATCTATGGAAGACTCAAAACAATTTAAGGAGGAGGTTGGTAAACTTGCCAAGAATTTATCCTCATTAAATGCCATTTATGGCAATATGCTGTCTGCCATGAACCAGCCACGTGTATAA
- a CDS encoding DUF1800 domain-containing protein, whose amino-acid sequence MKTPVKVIYSFVFLLFIAGLCSSFEKEKSAAVRFSFPYKQAGLDERQAAAHLLSRFTYGARAEDIDEVVKTGLEKWFQQQLDGKLKDDSLNRMLNQYEDINLSNTEVENKYPRPGQAVRMAVKDGIIDKDSVNKADGKEYRQKIKAFMDSKGYKPQQELYRQFFNQKILRAAYTNNQLHELLTDFWFNHFNVSLTKNQSASFIPAYERDVIRPNVTGKFETLLLATAKSPAMLMYLDNFSSSGQQVADNDGMQMQMGEMQTIKNRQAARAKLMANSPAFKKQQQKKKQGGLNENYAREVMELHTLGVDGGYTQSDVTQAARVLTGWTIAPMGDNGYGSAAKNLLNRVDENTLEKRGFVHEGDFLFIPNRHDNGEKVVLGKRFPAHGGYEEGVTLLSMLAHHPSTAKFISKKLATRFVNDNPSPALVDRMAGTFTKTDGDIKQVMIAMVTAPEFWGKDALREKTKSPFELAISAVRSLDAKITQPYQLYTWINKMGQRMYYYQAPTGFPDRGQYWINTGSLLNRMNFGLALATQRIPGIKINLASLNNNHEPESADAALLIYSKLIMPERNLDETVKRLKRMLNDPDLVNKVETAAAKAAPPQVVETNMASSDSGMMNQEDKAGAKVANRGFGKKANKIATAAGNNTMLAQVVGVIIGSPEFQRK is encoded by the coding sequence ATGAAAACACCGGTAAAAGTTATCTATTCATTTGTATTCCTGCTATTTATTGCAGGATTGTGTTCTTCCTTTGAAAAGGAGAAATCTGCTGCTGTGAGATTTTCTTTTCCGTATAAGCAGGCCGGACTGGATGAACGGCAGGCAGCTGCACATCTTTTAAGCAGGTTTACTTATGGGGCCAGGGCCGAGGACATTGATGAGGTTGTTAAAACTGGCCTGGAAAAATGGTTTCAACAGCAATTGGATGGGAAGCTTAAAGACGATTCCTTAAACAGGATGTTAAATCAGTACGAAGATATTAACCTGAGCAATACGGAAGTGGAGAACAAATATCCGCGTCCGGGTCAGGCTGTCCGCATGGCTGTTAAGGATGGGATCATCGATAAAGACTCAGTGAATAAGGCTGATGGCAAGGAATACCGGCAGAAGATAAAAGCTTTTATGGATTCCAAAGGATATAAACCGCAGCAGGAGCTGTACCGCCAGTTTTTTAACCAAAAAATATTAAGGGCTGCTTACACCAACAACCAGTTGCATGAATTGCTGACCGATTTCTGGTTCAATCATTTCAATGTTTCTTTAACAAAAAACCAAAGTGCTTCTTTTATTCCCGCCTATGAACGGGATGTGATCAGGCCAAATGTAACAGGTAAGTTTGAAACGCTGTTGCTGGCTACGGCAAAATCTCCTGCAATGCTGATGTACCTGGATAATTTTTCGAGCAGCGGGCAGCAGGTTGCCGATAATGATGGCATGCAAATGCAGATGGGAGAAATGCAGACCATTAAAAATCGCCAGGCTGCAAGGGCAAAACTAATGGCAAATTCTCCTGCTTTCAAAAAACAGCAGCAGAAAAAGAAACAAGGTGGGCTGAATGAAAATTATGCCCGTGAGGTAATGGAACTGCATACCTTAGGTGTAGATGGAGGATATACGCAAAGCGATGTAACCCAGGCAGCAAGAGTTTTAACGGGCTGGACCATTGCACCAATGGGTGATAACGGATATGGTTCTGCTGCAAAAAACCTGTTGAACAGGGTAGACGAAAATACACTTGAAAAAAGAGGCTTTGTACATGAGGGTGATTTTCTTTTTATACCTAACCGCCATGACAATGGAGAAAAGGTAGTTTTAGGAAAGCGCTTTCCGGCACATGGTGGATATGAAGAAGGGGTAACATTACTATCCATGCTTGCCCATCACCCTTCTACTGCGAAGTTCATTTCTAAAAAGCTCGCTACACGGTTTGTGAACGATAATCCTTCGCCGGCGCTGGTGGACAGAATGGCCGGGACCTTTACGAAAACTGATGGCGACATTAAGCAGGTGATGATTGCTATGGTAACAGCTCCGGAATTCTGGGGCAAGGATGCATTGAGAGAAAAAACAAAATCGCCATTTGAACTGGCCATTAGTGCTGTACGCAGTTTGGATGCCAAAATTACACAACCCTATCAACTGTATACCTGGATCAATAAAATGGGGCAGCGTATGTATTATTACCAGGCCCCAACAGGTTTTCCGGACAGGGGACAATACTGGATCAATACCGGTTCTTTGTTAAACAGGATGAACTTTGGCCTGGCCCTGGCTACACAACGTATACCAGGTATCAAAATTAACCTGGCTTCACTAAATAACAACCATGAGCCTGAAAGTGCGGATGCGGCCCTGCTTATTTACAGTAAGCTCATTATGCCGGAACGTAACCTGGATGAGACGGTAAAACGGTTAAAACGAATGTTAAATGATCCTGATCTGGTGAATAAAGTGGAAACTGCTGCTGCTAAGGCTGCACCGCCCCAGGTTGTGGAAACAAACATGGCAAGTTCTGATTCCGGAATGATGAATCAGGAAGATAAGGCGGGGGCTAAAGTAGCCAACAGGGGATTTGGTAAGAAGGCAAATAAGATCGCAACTGCTGCAGGCAACAATACCATGCTGGCACAGGTAGTAGGGGTAATTATCGGATCACCTGAATTTCAACGTAAATAA
- a CDS encoding uroporphyrinogen-III synthase yields the protein MQEMTDDRLRKVKSILVTLPKPETEKSPYFDLAKKYNLKIDFRSFIHVEGVPARDFRKDKITLSDFTAVVFTSRNAVDHFFRICEEMRYDVPADLKYFCISESTALYLQKYIQYRKRKIFFGKQTAADLAEVLKKHADEKFLYPCSDVATEDTMNFLQKNGYDFTPAVLFRTVVSDLSDLAEVFYDIIAFFSPSSIQSLYTNFPDFKQNNTRIAAFGVNTHKAVKDAGLIVDIAAPSPEAPSMIMAIENYIKKSNK from the coding sequence ATGCAAGAAATGACAGACGATAGGTTACGTAAAGTGAAAAGTATATTGGTAACCTTACCAAAGCCAGAAACAGAGAAGTCTCCTTATTTTGATTTGGCAAAGAAGTACAACCTGAAAATTGATTTTAGATCATTTATTCATGTTGAGGGGGTCCCAGCGAGAGATTTCAGAAAAGACAAAATTACTTTAAGTGATTTTACTGCCGTAGTATTTACCAGCAGGAATGCAGTTGATCATTTTTTCAGGATCTGTGAAGAAATGAGGTATGATGTTCCCGCTGATCTGAAATACTTTTGTATTTCTGAGTCAACGGCCTTATACCTGCAGAAATATATTCAATATAGAAAACGCAAGATCTTTTTTGGTAAACAAACTGCGGCAGATTTAGCTGAAGTGCTGAAAAAACATGCAGATGAAAAATTCCTTTATCCTTGCTCTGATGTTGCAACTGAAGACACAATGAATTTTTTACAGAAAAATGGGTACGATTTTACACCCGCAGTTCTGTTTAGGACAGTAGTGTCTGATCTTTCTGATCTTGCTGAAGTTTTTTACGATATTATTGCTTTCTTCAGTCCTTCAAGTATACAGTCGCTGTATACAAATTTCCCCGATTTTAAACAAAATAACACTCGAATTGCCGCCTTTGGGGTAAATACCCATAAAGCGGTTAAAGATGCCGGGTTAATTGTGGACATAGCAGCTCCTTCACCGGAAGCGCCTTCTATGATTATGGCAATTGAGAATTATATAAAAAAATCGAACAAATAA
- a CDS encoding DUF1501 domain-containing protein: protein MTSRRGFIKAGGLALFGIGLGGIPGFLAEAVASTKAPGLFKRKKILVCIFQRGAMDGLMAVTPFTDQYLRAARPTLFMDAARGNGKRTPLIDLDGRFGLHPSMAAFEKVFREKRMAIVHGIGSPNTTRSHFDAQDFMESGTPFRKGTDSGWLNRAVGLLGHEAATPFQGVSLTSSLPRSFYGDNPAVAISNLQDFNIQLRGNVKGANMAAKSFEDLYDTTSSGLLKETGKESFDAIKMLQKVDTKNYSPSNNAIYPNTALGNSLKQIAQLIKMDVGMEVAFAESGGWDTHFNQGAETGIFARNVNDLSNSIMAFWTDMGTYQDDVTVMTMTEFGRTVKQNGTGGTDHGRGSCNFILGNGVSGGLVHGLVNPLAVENLEDGRDLAVTTDFRSVFSEVADKHLNINNDKVLFPDWDGNKIGVMR from the coding sequence ATGACTTCAAGAAGAGGATTTATAAAAGCAGGGGGACTGGCCTTATTTGGAATTGGATTGGGCGGGATCCCGGGGTTTTTGGCAGAAGCGGTTGCCAGTACAAAAGCACCGGGTTTGTTTAAAAGAAAAAAAATACTTGTTTGCATTTTTCAGCGTGGGGCAATGGATGGGCTGATGGCTGTAACCCCATTTACAGATCAATACCTTAGGGCAGCAAGGCCAACATTGTTTATGGATGCTGCAAGAGGTAATGGAAAGCGCACTCCGCTGATTGATCTGGATGGCCGTTTTGGTTTGCACCCCTCTATGGCTGCATTTGAAAAAGTGTTCAGGGAAAAAAGAATGGCTATTGTACATGGCATCGGTTCACCAAATACTACCCGCTCGCATTTTGATGCACAGGATTTTATGGAATCGGGTACACCTTTCAGAAAGGGTACAGATAGCGGCTGGTTAAACCGTGCCGTAGGCTTACTGGGACATGAAGCGGCCACACCATTTCAGGGGGTGAGTTTAACCTCGTCACTGCCAAGGTCATTTTATGGTGATAATCCGGCGGTGGCCATCAGTAATCTACAGGATTTTAACATCCAGCTGCGTGGAAATGTGAAGGGGGCCAATATGGCAGCTAAAAGCTTTGAAGACTTATATGATACCACTTCGTCTGGTTTGTTAAAAGAAACCGGTAAAGAGAGTTTTGATGCGATAAAAATGCTTCAAAAGGTGGATACCAAGAATTACTCTCCTTCAAACAACGCCATATATCCAAATACAGCATTGGGCAATTCATTAAAACAAATTGCCCAGTTGATTAAAATGGATGTTGGGATGGAGGTTGCTTTTGCTGAATCTGGTGGCTGGGATACCCACTTTAATCAGGGTGCAGAAACCGGGATTTTTGCAAGAAATGTGAACGACCTGAGTAATAGTATAATGGCGTTCTGGACTGATATGGGAACTTATCAGGATGATGTTACAGTAATGACCATGACCGAGTTTGGCCGTACGGTAAAACAGAACGGGACTGGGGGAACAGATCATGGCAGGGGATCCTGTAACTTTATTTTGGGGAACGGGGTGAGCGGCGGCCTGGTGCACGGTTTGGTAAACCCGCTGGCAGTTGAGAACCTGGAAGATGGGCGTGATCTGGCCGTTACTACAGATTTTAGAAGTGTTTTTAGTGAAGTAGCGGATAAGCACCTGAACATCAATAACGATAAGGTGCTTTTTCCGGACTGGGATGGTAACAAAATTGGTGTAATGCGCTAG
- a CDS encoding SDR family oxidoreductase — translation MKNKVVWITGASSGIGEALVYAYDKMGAKLILSSRNRDELYRVKNACKSPVNIHVLPLDLENTAALESKAEEAIRIYGHIDLLINSGGISQRSLALTTEMQTEQRLMNVNFWGTVILSKAVIKNMIAHGGGKIVCISSLVGKFGTRLRSAYSASKHALHGYFDSLRSEVFDKNIQITIVCPGFIKTQVSINALTANGSPQGTMDSGQENGMLPEECARQIVQAVQQQKEEVYIGGKEIKGVWFKRFFPLRFSRYMRTAKVTR, via the coding sequence ATGAAGAACAAAGTTGTCTGGATTACCGGCGCATCATCCGGTATTGGAGAAGCCCTCGTATATGCCTATGATAAAATGGGCGCAAAGCTGATCTTATCCTCACGCAATCGCGACGAACTATATAGGGTTAAAAACGCCTGCAAAAGTCCGGTGAATATCCATGTACTGCCTTTAGATCTGGAAAACACCGCTGCTCTCGAGAGCAAAGCTGAAGAAGCCATACGGATTTACGGACACATCGACCTGCTGATCAACAGTGGAGGCATTAGTCAAAGAAGCCTGGCATTAACCACAGAAATGCAGACAGAACAACGGTTAATGAACGTAAACTTCTGGGGAACCGTTATATTAAGCAAGGCTGTCATCAAAAACATGATTGCCCATGGTGGTGGAAAGATCGTTTGTATCAGCAGTCTTGTAGGAAAGTTTGGCACACGTTTAAGGTCAGCCTATTCGGCCTCCAAACATGCCCTGCATGGATATTTCGACTCATTGCGTTCAGAAGTATTCGACAAGAACATACAGATCACTATCGTATGCCCGGGCTTCATCAAAACTCAGGTCTCCATAAATGCCCTGACAGCCAATGGCAGTCCACAAGGTACGATGGATAGTGGTCAGGAAAACGGCATGTTACCTGAAGAATGTGCAAGGCAAATCGTTCAGGCTGTTCAGCAGCAGAAAGAAGAGGTATATATTGGTGGTAAAGAAATAAAAGGTGTCTGGTTTAAGCGCTTCTTTCCACTCCGGTTTTCCAGATACATGAGAACAGCAAAAGTAACCAGGTAA
- a CDS encoding gliding motility-associated lipoprotein — translation MRNVYFVAFITIAALFSSCGKGGQGELVGVYNRKFRNNRIPLGMVYIPPGRTLIGMSDEDINNTQSSPARMTSFSAFFMDQTEITNAEYRQFVYWVRDSVAVTSLGPSGAPTYFKPAPTGPGGGAALGANRNIDWRKIGNGSALWSKKNNGLGNKLTDMYYSGADALPGRDEIDIRKLRYAYSYVSSDLAVEGRKDPSKKRQDFIITYTDNPDPSNPNHHPSVPVYPDTLVWKVDYSYSQNDPMVKTYFNHPSYDDYPVVGVTWEQASAFCVWRTRFYESVAVSRKQPINARPEYQLPSEAQFEYAARGGNVKTKYPWGGPYVRNTKGCMQANFKVGRGNYSDDGGLYTVNVKSYFPNDYGLYNMAGNVSEWTITAYNQSAAPMLLDFNPNFTYVAKTGDSKYMKRKVVRGGSWKDIGFFLQNSVGTYEYQDQARSYIGFRCVSAYPGTDITYRN, via the coding sequence ATGAGAAACGTATACTTTGTTGCTTTTATTACTATCGCTGCATTATTTTCGAGTTGTGGAAAAGGAGGACAGGGGGAGTTGGTTGGAGTTTATAATAGGAAATTCAGGAACAACAGAATCCCTTTGGGAATGGTATATATCCCGCCTGGAAGGACTTTAATTGGGATGTCTGATGAGGATATTAACAATACGCAAAGCTCTCCTGCCAGGATGACTTCTTTTAGTGCTTTTTTTATGGATCAGACTGAAATTACAAATGCTGAATACAGGCAGTTTGTATATTGGGTGAGAGATTCCGTTGCGGTAACTTCGTTAGGCCCGTCTGGGGCTCCTACATATTTTAAACCGGCACCTACGGGACCAGGTGGTGGGGCTGCCCTGGGTGCAAACAGAAATATAGACTGGAGAAAGATCGGTAATGGGTCTGCACTGTGGAGCAAAAAAAATAATGGATTAGGGAATAAGCTGACCGATATGTATTATAGTGGTGCAGATGCCCTGCCTGGGAGAGATGAGATTGACATCAGGAAATTAAGGTATGCTTACAGTTATGTAAGCTCCGATCTTGCCGTTGAGGGCAGGAAGGACCCATCCAAAAAGAGACAGGATTTTATCATTACTTATACGGACAATCCAGATCCAAGTAATCCAAACCATCATCCTTCTGTTCCTGTTTATCCTGATACTTTGGTGTGGAAAGTGGACTACTCTTATTCTCAGAATGATCCAATGGTTAAAACCTATTTTAACCATCCATCATATGATGACTATCCGGTTGTTGGGGTAACCTGGGAACAGGCCAGTGCTTTTTGCGTATGGCGTACCCGTTTTTATGAATCGGTTGCTGTATCCAGGAAACAGCCGATTAATGCCAGACCAGAATATCAACTGCCAAGTGAGGCTCAGTTTGAATACGCCGCCAGGGGAGGTAATGTAAAAACCAAATACCCATGGGGTGGCCCTTATGTACGCAATACAAAAGGATGTATGCAGGCAAACTTTAAGGTTGGCCGTGGAAATTATTCAGATGATGGTGGACTGTACACGGTAAACGTAAAGTCTTATTTTCCTAACGATTATGGTCTTTATAATATGGCTGGTAATGTTTCGGAATGGACAATAACAGCCTACAACCAATCTGCAGCCCCTATGCTGCTTGATTTTAACCCTAACTTTACTTATGTAGCCAAAACCGGTGACAGTAAATACATGAAACGTAAAGTAGTAAGGGGCGGATCATGGAAAGATATTGGCTTCTTCCTCCAAAATTCAGTGGGTACTTATGAGTACCAGGACCAGGCCAGATCTTATATAGGCTTCAGGTGTGTTTCTGCATATCCTGGAACTGACATCACTTACAGAAACTAA
- the hemW gene encoding radical SAM family heme chaperone HemW, with protein sequence MSGIYIHIPFCKKACTYCDFHFSTSLKYIDEMTDAICTEIIKKQDRITGQVGSIYFGGGTPSVLPARSFEKIFHTLTRHFSISSEAEITIEANPDDLDAKKITELRQLPVNRFSIGIQSFFEEDLIWMNRAHSAKEAEDCIKRSQDAGFENLSIDLIYGYPLLTDNKWQRNIQKAIEFQTPHISAYSLTVEPRTALASAIKKGKQVPVNEEQSAAQFLTLINKLKEGGFEHYEISNFSQPGKYAVHNTNYWRGVPYLGIGPAAHGFDGQNRYLNIANNAAYLSALQAGNLAETIEELSTYDRFNEYIMTSLRTVWGTSLQKIMADFGKEFLTGTLKSIQPFIEKQWLINQNQQLILTQEGKLFADHIASELFLIQDDHL encoded by the coding sequence ATGTCCGGAATTTATATCCACATCCCATTCTGCAAAAAAGCCTGTACCTATTGTGATTTTCATTTCAGCACTTCTTTAAAATATATAGATGAAATGACTGATGCGATATGTACAGAGATCATTAAAAAACAGGACAGGATAACCGGACAGGTGGGCAGTATTTATTTTGGTGGGGGAACTCCTTCGGTGCTTCCGGCCAGATCGTTCGAAAAGATTTTTCATACCCTAACCCGGCATTTCTCGATCTCTTCTGAGGCAGAAATTACCATTGAAGCTAATCCTGACGATCTGGATGCCAAAAAAATCACTGAACTGAGACAGCTCCCTGTAAACCGGTTCAGCATCGGCATCCAGTCTTTTTTTGAAGAAGACCTGATCTGGATGAACCGGGCACATAGTGCCAAGGAAGCTGAAGATTGTATCAAACGTAGTCAGGATGCCGGTTTTGAAAACCTGAGCATTGATCTCATTTACGGCTACCCTTTACTGACCGACAATAAATGGCAGCGAAACATCCAAAAAGCGATTGAGTTCCAAACCCCGCACATTTCAGCCTATTCGCTTACCGTTGAACCCAGGACTGCCCTGGCCAGTGCCATTAAAAAGGGGAAACAGGTTCCCGTTAATGAAGAACAAAGTGCTGCCCAGTTCCTTACCCTGATCAACAAATTAAAAGAGGGGGGATTTGAACATTACGAAATCTCCAATTTTAGTCAGCCGGGCAAATATGCGGTGCACAATACCAATTACTGGCGCGGTGTACCTTACCTGGGTATCGGCCCTGCTGCGCATGGATTTGATGGGCAGAACCGCTACCTTAACATAGCAAACAATGCTGCTTATTTAAGTGCCTTACAGGCAGGAAACCTGGCCGAAACAATTGAGGAATTGAGTACATACGACAGATTTAATGAATACATCATGACTTCTCTCCGTACCGTCTGGGGCACCAGTCTGCAAAAGATCATGGCAGATTTTGGAAAGGAATTTTTAACCGGCACCCTAAAAAGCATACAACCTTTTATAGAAAAACAATGGCTCATAAACCAAAACCAACAACTGATTCTGACACAGGAAGGTAAATTATTTGCTGATCACATCGCATCTGAATTATTTCTGATACAAGATGACCATCTTTAA